Proteins co-encoded in one Papaver somniferum cultivar HN1 chromosome 5, ASM357369v1, whole genome shotgun sequence genomic window:
- the LOC113279727 gene encoding glutathione S-transferase T2-like codes for MWNQILKVWRENMGTYDEDRNPNALSCRWGIIQAVVNKFHGHYESLNRNPKSGTSIELMKSQALKMYKTLEGTTFRFEHCWEVMRKNPKWCSQQLTKPGSSNKDKPVDVINLDTLKQPITSTEGSEDNKSEGVPRPDEGRKLSKENAKKAHEQKGVIGFLTSYQSTIEKQNVFSQKELELKIEKERKEFELMKEDLALKKRLTS; via the exons ATGTGGAATCAGATCTTGAAAGTTTGGAGAGAAAATATGGGAACTTATGATGAGGACCGCAATCCTAATGCTCTATCGTGCCGATGGGGTATCATACAAGCTGTAGTTAACAAGTTTCATGGACATTATGAGTCACTCAACAGAAATCCGAAAAGCGGAACTTCAATCGAACTTATG AAAAGTCAAGCTTTAAAAATGTACAAAACGTTGGAGGGAACCACATTCAGGTTTGAGCATTGTTGGGAGGTTATGAGAAAAAATCCGAAATGGTGTTCTCAGCAGCTTACAAAGCCTGGCTCCTCAAATAAAGATAAACCAGTAGATGTCATCAATCTCGACACTCTAAAGCAACCAATTACATCAACTGAAGGAAGTGAGGACAACAAAAGTGAGGGTGTTCCTCGCCCAGATGAAGGAAGAAAGTTGAGTAAGGAGAATGCTAAGAAAGCCCATGAACAGAAGGGAGTGATTGGATTTTTGACCAGCTATCAGTCCACCATAGAGAAACAAAATGTGTTTAGCCaaaaagagttggagctgaagattgagaaagagagaaaagaatTTGAACTTATGAAAGAGGATTTGGCTCTGAAAAAAAGGCTTACGAGCTAA
- the LOC113279728 gene encoding protein ALP1-like, whose amino-acid sequence MYSDSDGSSSKDEESSSSSDEESSTYQRLLKARREDDMLSSARVTKRLTDTFTSYVPAIVAMSMLKRPHGGSVPGRRQIPRDTMPRHEVIVRDYFSGGNSKYPSEHFCRRFRMHTHLFNRILCGIARYDDFFTPKPDATNKFVSPLQKMGAAVRMLAYGCCADFLDEYFQMGESTIILSLKKFCEAVIGVFEEQYLRKTNEDDIARLLEEGEERGFPGMLGSLDCMHWLWKNFPTAWHGTHTNGFKRVPTLILEAVASKNLWIWHAFFGMAGTNNDITVLDRSPLFDDLVNEVAPPCQYTVNGNIYDMGYYLSDGIYPPYATLMQTISDGTTRKERFFAKRQEAVRKDVERAFGVLQSRWHIIKGPARMWRVKDLGNIMKTCIILHNMIIENEQEQGIDPERYEPYQKVDNVTVEHDSSLLVAKMISRLRQIRDKEVHNQ is encoded by the coding sequence ATGTATTCAGATTCTGATGGGTCATCATCCAAAGATGAAGAATCATCATCATCCAGCGATGAAGAGTCGTCTACCTACCAAAGATTATTGAAAGCACGACGTGAGGATGATATGTTATCATCAGCTAGAGTAACAAAGAGACTGACTGACACATTCACAAGTTATGTGCCAGCTATTGTAGCAATGTCGATGTTGAAGAGACCACATGGGGGATCTGTTCCAGGAAGACGACAAATTCCTCGTGACACAATGCCTCGTCATGAGGTAATTGTTAGAGACTATTTTAGTGGGGGCAACTCAAAATACCCATCAGAGCATTTTTGTCGTCGCTTTAGGATGCATACTCATCTCTTTAACCGCATCTTATGTGGCATTGCAAGGTATGATGATTTCTTTACACCTAAACCAGATGCAACTAATAAGTTTGTTAGCCCTTTACAAAAGATGGGAGCAGCAGTAAGAATGCTTGCATATGGTTGTTGTGCTGATTTTCTTGACGAATATTTTCAAATGGGTGAAAGTACCATCATATTAAGCCTAAAAAAATTCTGTGAGGCTGTTATCGGTGTTTTTGAAGAACAATATTTGAGGAAAACTAATGAAGATGATATTGCACGGTTACTCGAAGAAGGGGAAGAGCGGGGATTTCCGGGTATGTTAGGCAGCCTTGACTGTATGCATTGGCTTTGGAAAAATTTCCCGACGGCATGGCATGGAACACACACTAATGGTTTCAAACGAGTCCCCACTCTTATCTTAGAGGCAGTCGCATCGAAAAATTTGTGGAtttggcatgcattttttggAATGGCGGGTACAAATAATGATATTACAGTATTAGATCGGTCTCCATTATTTGACGATCTTGTAAATGAAGTTGCTCCACCATGTCAATACACGGTAAATGGCAATATTTATGATATGGGATATTACTTGTCAGATGGAATTTATCCTCCTTATGCTACACTAATGCAAACTATTTCTGATGGAACCACTCGTAAGGAAAGATTCTTTGCTAAACGTCAAGAAGCCGTGCGAAAAGATGTCGAAAGAGCGTTTGGAGTGTTGCAATCAAGGTGGCACATTATCAAAGGACCAGCGCGTATGTGGCGAGTTAAAGACCTTGGAAACATCATGAAGACTTGCATAATTTTACACAATATGATCATTGAGAATGAGCAGGAACAAGGAATTGACCCAGAACGTTATGAGCCGTACCAAAAGGTTGACAATGTTACGGTGGAGCATGACTCTTCACTACTTGTCGCCAAAATGATTAGTCGTTTAAGACAAATTCGAGATAAGGAGGTTCACAATCAATAA